From the Lathyrus oleraceus cultivar Zhongwan6 chromosome 4, CAAS_Psat_ZW6_1.0, whole genome shotgun sequence genome, one window contains:
- the LOC127138340 gene encoding lysine-specific demethylase JMJ29 isoform X1, protein MEVVVPRRVRSNKQTGDKMKLSGCSKVFESLKRKAEEIHECGGGNERTCSKYFGISYKRRTQEFHSDKNSEGVKDIMKSLKETSNVPSKKRVKPKKRALSLKKQELEDDLLMDDFEQDDEMFFLNTKSRSRTGRSNNTKQGVQQNTRKCHQCLKKERMSFVPCTKCSKMYCMRCINQWYPDMSIEEVAGSCPFCLKICNCNVCLRSKGTIKTSNMDINNYEKAHYLHYMINLLHPYLKQICHEQSQEVDIEAKIQGKPSSEIVVPQSLCWDNERVYCDYCATSIIDLHRSCPSCSYELCLKCCQEVRDGSITPRAEMKFPYVNRGYDYMHGGDPIPMSCDLETSDGHLELSTKWNAKTDGSICCAPKEIGGCGSSVLELRRSLPHGWMSDLEARAHNMLTNWETEQTALQREGAESNYNSMKKESFSESRDILKQGMPLFQKHWANGEPIIVRDVLKQGTGLSWEPMVMWRALCDNVGSVMSSKMSEVKAIDCMANCEVEINTRRFFKGYIEGRTYRNLWPEMLKLKDWPPSDKFEDLLPRHCDEFIHSLPFQQYTDPRAGILNLAVKLPAHVLKPDMGPKTYIAYGIREELGRGDSVTKLHCDMSDAVNILTHTAEVQLTDDQHSAIPKLKEAHKTQDERENRAPERAARCLNSQLCDNREHENRPIQISGDMFRNDVSEGGNFAATTENETMITGSALWDIFRREDTEKLGAYLRKHSKEFRHTYCSPIEEVVHPIHDQCFYLTLEHKKKLKEEFGVEPWTFEQKLGEAVFIPAGCPHQVRNLKSCTKVAADFVSPENVHECLRLTEEFRQLPKNHKAREDKLEIKKMIVYAVDQALKDLEALLDSS, encoded by the exons ATGGAAGTAGTAGTTCCTAGACGTGTACGGTCAAATAAACAGACTGGTGATAAGATGAAGTTGTCTGGATGCTCAAAAGTTTTTGAAAGTTTAAAGAGAAAGGCCGAAGAAATTCATGAGTGTGGTGGTGGTAATGAGAGAACTTGCTCAAAATATTTTGGAATTTCATATAAGAGGAGAACTCAAGAATTTCATAGCGATAAAAATTCAGAAGGGGTAAAAGATATTATGAAATCTTTAAAAGAGACATCCAATGTTCCATCTAAGAAAAGAGTTAAGCCAAAGAAGCGTGCTCTTTCATTAAAGAAACAGGAACTTGAAGATGATCTCTTGATGGATGATTTTGAACAAGATGATGAAATGTTTTTTCTTAACACAAAGAGCAGGAGCAGAACTGGTAGAAGCAATAACACGAAG CAGGGTGTTCAACAAAATACTCGGAAATGTCATCAGTGCCTGAAAAAGGAAAGAATGTCTTTTGTGCCATGTACTAAATGCAGCAAAATGTACTGTATGCGATGCATCAACCAATG GTACCCTGATATGTCTATAGAAGAAGTTGCTGGAAGTTGCCCATTTTGTCTTAAAATTTGCAATTGCAATGTTTGCTTGCGATCGAAAGGAACAATTAAG ACATCTAACATGGACATCAACAATTATGAAAAAGCTCACTATCTGCATTACATGATTAACTTACTCCATCCATATCTAAAACAAATTTGTCATGAACAAAGTCAAGAGGTAGATATTGAAGCCAAAATACAAG GAAAACCTTCTTCTGAGATTGTGGTACCACAAAGTCTTTGTTGGGACAATGAGCGAGTCTATTG TGATTACTGTGCTACCTCAATTATTGATCTTCATCGAAGCTGCCCTAGTTGTTCCTATGAACTTTGCCTTAAATGTTGCCAAGAAGTTCGTGATGGAAGTATTACTCCCCGTGCCGAGATGAAATTCCCATATGTGAATAGGGGCTATGACTATATGCATGGTGGTGATCCTATACCAATGTCTTGTGATTTAGAGACTTCAGATGGTCACCTTGAGTTATCTACAAAGTGGAATGCCAAGACTGATGGAAGTATTTGTTGTGCACCGAAGGAGATAGGGGGTTGTGGTAGTTCTGTGTTGGAGCTGAGGCGCTCCCTCCCACATGGATGGATGTCTGATTTGGAAGCCAGAGCTCACAATATGCTGACAAATTGGGAAACTGAACAAACAGCTCTTCAGCGGGAAGGAGCTGAATCAAACTACAACTCAATGAAAAAGGAATCTTTTTCAGAGTCAAGAGACATTTTAAAACAAGGGATGCCACTCTTCCAAAAACATTGGGCTAATGGCGAACCAATTATTGTCCGTGATGTTCTAAAGCAGGGTACAGGTCTGAGCTGGGAGCCAATGGTCATGTGGCGTGCATTGTGTGATAATGTGGGTTCAGTTATGAGTTCAAAAATGTCAGAAGTGAAGGCCATCGATTGCATGGCTAATTGTGAG GTTGAAATTAATACTCGTCGGTTCTTTAAAGGTTATATAGAGGGACGAACATATAGAAACCTCTGGCCAGAGATGCTCAAGCTAAAAGACTGGCCCCCTTCTGATAAATTTGAAGATCTTTTGCCTCGTCATTGTGATGAATTTATTCATTCCTTGCCATTTCAACAATATACTGATCCTCGGGCTGGAATTCTCAATCTGGCTGTAAAGTTGCCAGCCCATGTTCTAAAACCTGATATGGGTCCAAAAACATATATTGCTTATGGGATTAGAGAAGAACTTGGTAGGGGAGACTCTGTAACAAAGCTTCACTGTGATATGTCAGATGCG GTGAATATTTTGACTCATACAGCAGAGGTACAATTAACTGATGATCAGCATTCGGCTATTCCCAAATTGAAAGAAGCACACAAGACACAAGATGAGAGAGAAAACCGTGCTCCAGAAAGGGCGGCAAGATGCCTAAATAGTCAACTTTGTGACAACAGAGAACATGAAAACCGTCCTATTCAAATCAGTGGAGATATGTTTCGAAATGATGTGTCTGAGGGGGGCAATTTTGCTGCTACTACAGAAAATGAAACAATGATAACAGGTAGTGCCTTGTGGGATATATTTCGGAGAGAGGACACTGAAAAGCTAGGAGCATATCTTAGAAAACACTCAAAAGAATTCAGACATACTTATTGTTCACCGATTGAAGAG GTTGTACATCCAATTCACGACCAGTGCTTTTATTTGACTTTGGAGCATAAGAAGAAGTTGAAGGAGGAGTTTG GTGTAGAACCATGGACTTTTGAGCAAAAACTCGGGGAGGCGGTCTTTATTCCTGCTGGATGCCCACATCAAGTCAGAAATCTCAAG TCATGCACAAAAGTTGCTGCAGACTTCGTATCCCCAGAAAATGTTCATGAGTGTCTTCGCTTAACTGAAGAATTCCGCCAGCTTCCGAAGAACCACAAAGCTAGAGAAGATAAACTTGAG ataaagaaaatgatagtttatGCCGTTGATCAAGCCCTCAAGGACCTAGAGGCTTTACTTGATTCTTCTTGA
- the LOC127138340 gene encoding lysine-specific demethylase JMJ29 isoform X2 produces the protein MEVVVPRRVRSNKQTGDKMKLSGCSKVFESLKRKAEEIHECGGGNERTCSKYFGISYKRRTQEFHSDKNSEGVKDIMKSLKETSNVPSKKRVKPKKRALSLKKQELEDDLLMDDFEQDDEMFFLNTKSRSRTGRSNNTKGVQQNTRKCHQCLKKERMSFVPCTKCSKMYCMRCINQWYPDMSIEEVAGSCPFCLKICNCNVCLRSKGTIKTSNMDINNYEKAHYLHYMINLLHPYLKQICHEQSQEVDIEAKIQGKPSSEIVVPQSLCWDNERVYCDYCATSIIDLHRSCPSCSYELCLKCCQEVRDGSITPRAEMKFPYVNRGYDYMHGGDPIPMSCDLETSDGHLELSTKWNAKTDGSICCAPKEIGGCGSSVLELRRSLPHGWMSDLEARAHNMLTNWETEQTALQREGAESNYNSMKKESFSESRDILKQGMPLFQKHWANGEPIIVRDVLKQGTGLSWEPMVMWRALCDNVGSVMSSKMSEVKAIDCMANCEVEINTRRFFKGYIEGRTYRNLWPEMLKLKDWPPSDKFEDLLPRHCDEFIHSLPFQQYTDPRAGILNLAVKLPAHVLKPDMGPKTYIAYGIREELGRGDSVTKLHCDMSDAVNILTHTAEVQLTDDQHSAIPKLKEAHKTQDERENRAPERAARCLNSQLCDNREHENRPIQISGDMFRNDVSEGGNFAATTENETMITGSALWDIFRREDTEKLGAYLRKHSKEFRHTYCSPIEEVVHPIHDQCFYLTLEHKKKLKEEFGVEPWTFEQKLGEAVFIPAGCPHQVRNLKSCTKVAADFVSPENVHECLRLTEEFRQLPKNHKAREDKLEIKKMIVYAVDQALKDLEALLDSS, from the exons ATGGAAGTAGTAGTTCCTAGACGTGTACGGTCAAATAAACAGACTGGTGATAAGATGAAGTTGTCTGGATGCTCAAAAGTTTTTGAAAGTTTAAAGAGAAAGGCCGAAGAAATTCATGAGTGTGGTGGTGGTAATGAGAGAACTTGCTCAAAATATTTTGGAATTTCATATAAGAGGAGAACTCAAGAATTTCATAGCGATAAAAATTCAGAAGGGGTAAAAGATATTATGAAATCTTTAAAAGAGACATCCAATGTTCCATCTAAGAAAAGAGTTAAGCCAAAGAAGCGTGCTCTTTCATTAAAGAAACAGGAACTTGAAGATGATCTCTTGATGGATGATTTTGAACAAGATGATGAAATGTTTTTTCTTAACACAAAGAGCAGGAGCAGAACTGGTAGAAGCAATAACACGAAG GGTGTTCAACAAAATACTCGGAAATGTCATCAGTGCCTGAAAAAGGAAAGAATGTCTTTTGTGCCATGTACTAAATGCAGCAAAATGTACTGTATGCGATGCATCAACCAATG GTACCCTGATATGTCTATAGAAGAAGTTGCTGGAAGTTGCCCATTTTGTCTTAAAATTTGCAATTGCAATGTTTGCTTGCGATCGAAAGGAACAATTAAG ACATCTAACATGGACATCAACAATTATGAAAAAGCTCACTATCTGCATTACATGATTAACTTACTCCATCCATATCTAAAACAAATTTGTCATGAACAAAGTCAAGAGGTAGATATTGAAGCCAAAATACAAG GAAAACCTTCTTCTGAGATTGTGGTACCACAAAGTCTTTGTTGGGACAATGAGCGAGTCTATTG TGATTACTGTGCTACCTCAATTATTGATCTTCATCGAAGCTGCCCTAGTTGTTCCTATGAACTTTGCCTTAAATGTTGCCAAGAAGTTCGTGATGGAAGTATTACTCCCCGTGCCGAGATGAAATTCCCATATGTGAATAGGGGCTATGACTATATGCATGGTGGTGATCCTATACCAATGTCTTGTGATTTAGAGACTTCAGATGGTCACCTTGAGTTATCTACAAAGTGGAATGCCAAGACTGATGGAAGTATTTGTTGTGCACCGAAGGAGATAGGGGGTTGTGGTAGTTCTGTGTTGGAGCTGAGGCGCTCCCTCCCACATGGATGGATGTCTGATTTGGAAGCCAGAGCTCACAATATGCTGACAAATTGGGAAACTGAACAAACAGCTCTTCAGCGGGAAGGAGCTGAATCAAACTACAACTCAATGAAAAAGGAATCTTTTTCAGAGTCAAGAGACATTTTAAAACAAGGGATGCCACTCTTCCAAAAACATTGGGCTAATGGCGAACCAATTATTGTCCGTGATGTTCTAAAGCAGGGTACAGGTCTGAGCTGGGAGCCAATGGTCATGTGGCGTGCATTGTGTGATAATGTGGGTTCAGTTATGAGTTCAAAAATGTCAGAAGTGAAGGCCATCGATTGCATGGCTAATTGTGAG GTTGAAATTAATACTCGTCGGTTCTTTAAAGGTTATATAGAGGGACGAACATATAGAAACCTCTGGCCAGAGATGCTCAAGCTAAAAGACTGGCCCCCTTCTGATAAATTTGAAGATCTTTTGCCTCGTCATTGTGATGAATTTATTCATTCCTTGCCATTTCAACAATATACTGATCCTCGGGCTGGAATTCTCAATCTGGCTGTAAAGTTGCCAGCCCATGTTCTAAAACCTGATATGGGTCCAAAAACATATATTGCTTATGGGATTAGAGAAGAACTTGGTAGGGGAGACTCTGTAACAAAGCTTCACTGTGATATGTCAGATGCG GTGAATATTTTGACTCATACAGCAGAGGTACAATTAACTGATGATCAGCATTCGGCTATTCCCAAATTGAAAGAAGCACACAAGACACAAGATGAGAGAGAAAACCGTGCTCCAGAAAGGGCGGCAAGATGCCTAAATAGTCAACTTTGTGACAACAGAGAACATGAAAACCGTCCTATTCAAATCAGTGGAGATATGTTTCGAAATGATGTGTCTGAGGGGGGCAATTTTGCTGCTACTACAGAAAATGAAACAATGATAACAGGTAGTGCCTTGTGGGATATATTTCGGAGAGAGGACACTGAAAAGCTAGGAGCATATCTTAGAAAACACTCAAAAGAATTCAGACATACTTATTGTTCACCGATTGAAGAG GTTGTACATCCAATTCACGACCAGTGCTTTTATTTGACTTTGGAGCATAAGAAGAAGTTGAAGGAGGAGTTTG GTGTAGAACCATGGACTTTTGAGCAAAAACTCGGGGAGGCGGTCTTTATTCCTGCTGGATGCCCACATCAAGTCAGAAATCTCAAG TCATGCACAAAAGTTGCTGCAGACTTCGTATCCCCAGAAAATGTTCATGAGTGTCTTCGCTTAACTGAAGAATTCCGCCAGCTTCCGAAGAACCACAAAGCTAGAGAAGATAAACTTGAG ataaagaaaatgatagtttatGCCGTTGATCAAGCCCTCAAGGACCTAGAGGCTTTACTTGATTCTTCTTGA